A genomic region of Alphaproteobacteria bacterium contains the following coding sequences:
- a CDS encoding LysE family transporter encodes MENIFGFVLAALALAGSPGPATLSLAATGAAFGARRGLGYMSGIIVGMVVVMGIVASGVAGLLLALPGATPVVTAMAAAYFFYLAFRIATAPPLSTRADERRPSFAGGIFLSLVNPKGYAAMAALFSGFVLVGRRPELDAALKIAVLVAIIAAVNLAWLFAGATLTGFFRDRRINRAINVVFAVLLIASLAFVVSF; translated from the coding sequence TTGGAAAATATCTTCGGTTTCGTTCTGGCGGCACTCGCACTCGCCGGCAGCCCGGGCCCCGCGACGCTGAGCCTTGCCGCAACAGGGGCTGCCTTCGGCGCGCGTCGCGGCCTCGGATACATGTCCGGGATCATCGTCGGCATGGTCGTCGTGATGGGTATCGTCGCGAGCGGCGTTGCCGGCCTTCTACTCGCCTTGCCCGGAGCCACGCCCGTCGTGACCGCCATGGCCGCGGCGTATTTTTTCTATCTCGCCTTCCGCATTGCGACGGCACCACCCTTGTCGACGCGCGCCGACGAGCGTCGCCCGTCGTTCGCCGGCGGGATTTTTTTGTCGCTCGTCAATCCCAAGGGTTACGCCGCCATGGCCGCCTTGTTCTCGGGCTTCGTGCTGGTCGGTCGGCGTCCCGAGCTGGACGCAGCGCTGAAAATAGCCGTTTTGGTGGCGATCATCGCCGCGGTCAACCTGGCGTGGCTATTCGCGGGGGCGACCCTCACGGGATTCTTTCGAGATCGCCGCATCAACCGAGCCATCAATGTGGTCTTTGCCGTACTTCTCATCGCGTCCCTTGCCTTCGTCGTTTCGTTCTGA
- a CDS encoding cupin domain-containing protein, with protein sequence MSTAAKLAAKIAPELYHIRENGRIPNNDRLPLLLYRSALSVSGDDPAAACLALFSRNNWRGGWRNGIYAYHHYHTTAHEVLGIVFGEARVCFGGEGGQSVTVRAGDVVVIPAGVAHKSERASEDLLVVGAYPDGRKPDICDGTGEDRAHELERIRRVSRPTLDPLYGLNGPLAEHWGTSQRN encoded by the coding sequence ATGTCTACCGCAGCCAAACTCGCGGCGAAGATAGCCCCCGAGCTTTACCACATCCGGGAAAACGGTCGCATTCCAAACAACGACCGCCTGCCGCTTCTGCTCTATCGCAGCGCCTTATCCGTAAGTGGCGACGATCCGGCAGCGGCCTGTTTGGCGCTCTTTTCGCGCAACAATTGGCGTGGTGGGTGGCGAAATGGGATCTACGCTTACCATCATTACCACACGACCGCGCACGAGGTGCTCGGTATCGTGTTCGGAGAAGCACGGGTATGTTTTGGTGGCGAGGGCGGTCAGTCGGTTACCGTTCGGGCCGGCGATGTCGTCGTGATTCCGGCAGGTGTCGCCCACAAAAGCGAGCGTGCCAGTGAGGACCTGCTTGTCGTGGGCGCATACCCGGACGGGCGCAAACCCGACATATGCGATGGGACCGGCGAGGATCGAGCCCATGAGCTCGAGCGAATTCGCCGCGTATCACGACCCACACTCGACCCTCTTTACGGCCTAAACGGGCCGCTTGCCGAGCATTGGGGGACGAGCCAGCGAAATTAG
- a CDS encoding L-2-amino-thiazoline-4-carboxylic acid hydrolase → MGLAEDVTSREGIRASMEDVALKQFLFLRNLTDPVIARFGKAGLRVLYDAFRYYGQWRGDNIRMSQASLVAGHDALSFLDNWDSCDFVLAGIAGEISIEGNAVGAAIRLPHLPGTAYFKSHQGKLPVLHEYWKGLLRGLPAGYDEKLSLTCTEASLDAPWSIRASFGGAPAGKTSVADVVAGIRNIFAEPARALALVRNTSRNAGALYMFIAREVIRAWDATGEQIVREGVRGIGRERGSVLREKHEREGKPLNLKTLMLDWDGPLISTWVFNGEGYLSEGTWHQDCRYCPYADVWGEFGKEGLALGLLYDIELHTTMYQTYHPGTIVRWDALKTRGDHLCKFRISIPELVSPNDPEYVRPAEG, encoded by the coding sequence ATGGGACTCGCCGAGGACGTCACCAGCCGCGAGGGGATCCGCGCTTCGATGGAGGATGTGGCCCTCAAGCAGTTCCTTTTCCTGCGTAACCTCACCGATCCGGTGATTGCACGTTTCGGCAAGGCTGGCTTAAGGGTCCTCTACGATGCATTCCGGTATTATGGACAATGGCGAGGCGACAACATTCGCATGAGCCAGGCGTCGCTCGTCGCCGGCCACGATGCCTTGTCGTTCCTCGACAATTGGGATAGCTGCGATTTCGTACTTGCCGGTATTGCCGGTGAGATTTCGATCGAAGGCAATGCCGTCGGCGCTGCAATCCGCTTGCCGCACTTGCCGGGTACTGCCTATTTCAAATCGCACCAGGGCAAGCTCCCGGTGTTGCACGAGTACTGGAAGGGCCTGCTGCGCGGGCTGCCGGCAGGATATGACGAGAAGCTCAGCCTTACCTGCACCGAGGCATCCCTGGATGCGCCTTGGAGCATCCGTGCGAGCTTTGGCGGGGCACCTGCCGGCAAAACGAGTGTTGCGGACGTCGTGGCTGGAATTCGCAATATCTTTGCCGAGCCGGCCCGCGCGCTCGCTCTCGTGCGGAACACCTCGCGCAATGCCGGTGCACTTTATATGTTCATCGCACGGGAGGTAATCCGTGCGTGGGATGCGACCGGCGAGCAGATAGTCCGCGAGGGCGTTCGGGGCATCGGGCGCGAGCGCGGTTCGGTCCTCAGGGAAAAACACGAGCGTGAGGGCAAGCCGCTCAATCTGAAGACTTTGATGCTCGATTGGGATGGCCCGCTCATCTCGACGTGGGTCTTCAACGGCGAAGGCTATCTTTCGGAAGGTACGTGGCACCAGGATTGCCGCTATTGCCCTTATGCCGACGTTTGGGGAGAGTTCGGCAAGGAAGGTCTTGCACTCGGCCTCCTCTACGACATCGAACTTCATACCACGATGTACCAAACCTACCATCCGGGGACGATCGTGCGTTGGGACGCCCTCAAGACCCGAGGCGACCATCTTTGCAAATTCCGCATCTCGATCCCCGAGCTGGTGAGCCCGAACGATCCCGAATATGTCCGGCCGGCCGAGGGATAG
- a CDS encoding TIGR03668 family PPOX class F420-dependent oxidoreductase: MLTDRERRFLACQRIAHLATADRQAVPHVVPVCFVIIEGTLFITIDEKPKRRPHTALKRLRNIAENPAVAVVVDRYAEDWSRLGWVLLHGHAEILTSGKEHHEAQDALRSRYTQLEAMQISRNPVIAIRIERTTSWGNLSIP, translated from the coding sequence ATGTTGACGGACAGAGAGCGTCGATTCCTGGCCTGTCAGAGGATCGCCCATCTCGCCACCGCCGACCGTCAAGCTGTCCCCCATGTCGTGCCCGTGTGCTTCGTAATAATAGAGGGGACGCTCTTCATCACAATCGACGAAAAACCGAAGCGGCGTCCCCACACTGCGTTGAAGCGCCTGCGGAATATCGCCGAGAATCCCGCGGTCGCGGTCGTTGTCGATCGCTACGCCGAAGATTGGTCACGGCTTGGCTGGGTGTTGCTACATGGACACGCGGAAATCTTGACAAGTGGGAAGGAACATCATGAGGCGCAGGACGCGCTTCGTTCCCGATACACTCAGCTCGAAGCGATGCAGATCTCTCGGAACCCCGTCATAGCCATCCGCATCGAACGAACGACGAGCTGGGGCAACTTGTCCATTCCATAG
- a CDS encoding NIPSNAP family protein, whose product MTVTVFIRYQIDPFRREAFETYARRWSTIIPRCGGDLIGYWMPHEGTNNIAYGLISFESLAAYEAYRARLRTDPEAMANFATAVEQQLILAEERTFLRKVE is encoded by the coding sequence ATGACCGTCACCGTCTTCATCCGTTATCAAATCGATCCCTTCCGCCGCGAAGCGTTCGAAACCTATGCGCGCCGCTGGTCCACCATCATTCCCCGCTGCGGCGGCGATCTCATCGGCTATTGGATGCCCCACGAGGGGACCAACAATATCGCCTATGGCCTCATCTCGTTCGAGAGTTTGGCTGCTTATGAGGCCTATCGCGCGCGCCTGCGCACCGATCCCGAGGCCATGGCCAACTTCGCCACGGCGGTGGAGCAGCAACTGATCCTCGCCGAGGAGCGGACGTTCTTGCGCAAAGTCGAGTAA
- a CDS encoding adenylate/guanylate cyclase domain-containing protein codes for MKNALDSRRVDRSGELLRWLNEEGRFASDTGRLLESLCEKLITLGVPLSRATAHVRTLHPEFRGVARIWRRGENIEIRTTRHGLQYTSDYQNSPIQSIIETGQWLNTRLDEATDRRFPILATLRGQGVTHYVMAPLVFSNRIVNAMSWATDAPGGFADADVELLEGLVTAFIPILEATASPRIYGELLATYVGRDPGARIMAGAVQRGDVHHLKAAMLLADLRGFSRLTDELPEERIVELLNAFFDLVVPGVIAGGGDILKFVGDAVIAIFPIPDGDPRPACTAALASARSALGALQAAAPEIREKILIDIALHCGDAAYGNIGSGNRLDFTAVGRDVNILSRLELLCKGVGRPILMTDTFAAAISEPVIEIGHFELRGFRRHQAVYAVCEEGEEPSNPERTAVV; via the coding sequence GTGAAAAACGCTCTCGACTCCCGACGCGTCGACCGCAGTGGCGAGCTTCTTCGCTGGCTGAACGAGGAAGGCCGCTTTGCGTCCGATACCGGCCGCCTGCTCGAATCGCTCTGCGAGAAGCTGATTACGCTTGGCGTTCCGCTCTCTCGCGCCACCGCGCATGTCCGAACGCTTCACCCCGAATTTCGAGGCGTGGCGCGCATCTGGCGGCGGGGGGAAAACATTGAAATTCGGACGACGCGCCACGGTCTCCAGTACACATCGGATTACCAGAACAGCCCCATTCAATCCATCATCGAGACCGGACAGTGGCTCAATACCCGGTTGGATGAAGCGACCGACCGGCGCTTCCCAATTCTCGCGACCCTGCGGGGGCAAGGCGTTACGCATTATGTGATGGCGCCGCTCGTGTTCTCGAATCGAATTGTCAATGCGATGTCGTGGGCGACCGATGCGCCCGGCGGCTTCGCGGATGCGGACGTCGAACTGCTCGAGGGACTCGTGACCGCTTTCATCCCGATCCTCGAAGCGACGGCGAGTCCGCGGATCTACGGCGAGCTACTTGCGACCTATGTGGGCCGCGATCCGGGTGCTCGGATCATGGCGGGTGCGGTTCAGCGTGGCGACGTCCATCATCTCAAGGCGGCAATGTTGCTTGCTGACCTGCGCGGCTTCAGTCGGCTGACCGACGAGCTTCCCGAGGAGCGAATTGTCGAACTCCTGAATGCGTTCTTCGACCTGGTCGTGCCGGGCGTGATCGCAGGTGGCGGCGACATTTTGAAGTTCGTCGGCGATGCAGTCATTGCGATTTTCCCGATTCCGGACGGTGATCCAAGGCCCGCTTGTACCGCCGCCTTGGCATCGGCGCGGTCTGCGTTGGGGGCCCTTCAAGCGGCAGCGCCCGAGATCCGCGAAAAAATTCTCATCGACATAGCGCTTCATTGCGGCGACGCCGCCTACGGCAATATCGGTTCCGGCAATCGCCTCGATTTCACCGCGGTGGGGCGCGACGTCAATATCCTTAGTCGTTTGGAACTCCTCTGCAAGGGCGTCGGTCGGCCCATCCTCATGACCGATACTTTCGCCGCCGCGATTTCCGAGCCGGTCATTGAGATCGGCCATTTCGAATTGCGCGGCTTTCGCCGGCATCAGGCGGTCTATGCCGTTTGCGAAGAGGGGGAGGAGCCCAGCAATCCCGAACGCACGGCCGTGGTTTGA
- a CDS encoding YMGG-like glycine zipper-containing protein encodes MRYAKIGLLMAMLAAASACSNMSDQQQRALSGGAIGAGGGAVLGAVAGFNPLVGALVGGGAGAAIGALTAEPHH; translated from the coding sequence ATGCGGTACGCAAAGATCGGTCTCCTTATGGCAATGCTTGCAGCGGCATCGGCGTGCTCGAACATGTCGGACCAACAGCAACGCGCGCTTAGCGGCGGCGCCATCGGTGCCGGCGGCGGCGCCGTGCTCGGTGCGGTCGCCGGCTTTAACCCGCTCGTCGGCGCGCTCGTTGGTGGCGGCGCAGGTGCCGCCATTGGCGCCTTGACAGCGGAGCCGCATCATTAA
- a CDS encoding ectoine synthase, with protein MFIRTLEGLQAAGMIKLLVNGTTRSARFLTAADGMGFSYNDNRVDKGADAVLWYKNHWEANYIVSGRGEVTDLTSGESWPLEAGALYVVGPNDRHRFRVTENEHHVSVFCPALKGDESHDKDGTYAASGPRPKTDRRMFVKRVHEMRAAGKEMVVANGQARTIRMLTKADDVGFGLSDVHLMAGAEAILWYKHHWEANHILAGSGEVSDLTSGENWKLEPGTAYNVGPRDRHKLRAVSDLHLLSVFSPALAGDEQHDETGTLRPSGPVPSGPGTS; from the coding sequence ATGTTCATCCGGACCCTCGAAGGGCTGCAAGCCGCTGGCATGATCAAACTCTTGGTCAACGGCACAACACGGTCGGCGCGCTTTCTCACCGCGGCCGACGGCATGGGCTTTTCCTACAACGACAATCGGGTCGATAAGGGTGCCGACGCCGTCCTTTGGTACAAGAACCATTGGGAGGCCAATTACATCGTCTCGGGCCGAGGCGAAGTGACGGACCTGACAAGCGGGGAAAGTTGGCCACTAGAGGCGGGCGCTCTCTATGTCGTTGGGCCGAACGATCGACATCGCTTTCGCGTGACCGAAAACGAGCACCATGTCAGCGTCTTTTGCCCCGCACTCAAGGGCGATGAAAGCCACGATAAGGATGGCACCTACGCCGCCAGCGGCCCGCGGCCGAAGACCGATCGCCGAATGTTCGTAAAGCGTGTCCATGAGATGCGCGCCGCTGGCAAGGAAATGGTCGTGGCCAATGGACAGGCGCGCACGATCCGCATGCTGACCAAAGCGGACGATGTAGGCTTTGGCCTCTCCGACGTGCACCTCATGGCGGGAGCCGAAGCCATCCTCTGGTACAAGCACCATTGGGAAGCAAATCATATCCTCGCCGGCAGCGGCGAGGTAAGCGACCTGACGAGCGGGGAAAACTGGAAGCTCGAACCGGGCACTGCCTATAACGTCGGCCCGCGCGACCGGCACAAGTTGCGCGCCGTGAGCGATCTGCATCTACTGAGCGTATTTTCGCCCGCACTGGCTGGCGACGAACAGCATGATGAGACGGGTACTCTTCGGCCGAGCGGTCCGGTCCCATCGGGACCTGGCACTAGCTGA
- a CDS encoding NAD(P)H-dependent oxidoreductase translates to MQAHIVLAHPESKSYNAHLARVTAHSLGKLGWDVTVSDLYAMKFDPCERPEHYIERKNIDRFDVQAEQKFASDRGSIPSAVTAEIARLDNADLLIIQYPMWWHLPPAMLKGWFDRVFIYGEVYGSKKRFEVGRFSGKRAMLSVTVATSRESYDYDGRSGDIDLLLWPVHLSLAYVGYTVMAPFVAYGVEAGLRYSAESVVKARLERVEEDLVTRMRTLDRTPVIPFNRMSDWGEDGRIKASAPVYSPFIRHRQHLDIE, encoded by the coding sequence ATGCAAGCGCACATCGTTCTCGCCCATCCGGAGTCCAAATCCTACAATGCCCACCTGGCCCGCGTGACGGCGCATTCTCTCGGAAAATTGGGATGGGACGTCACGGTCTCCGACCTTTACGCAATGAAATTCGATCCGTGCGAGCGGCCGGAGCATTATATCGAGCGCAAAAATATCGACCGTTTCGACGTGCAGGCCGAACAGAAATTCGCTTCCGATCGGGGTTCTATACCGAGCGCCGTGACGGCCGAGATTGCGCGGCTCGACAATGCCGATCTCCTCATCATCCAGTATCCGATGTGGTGGCATCTGCCGCCCGCGATGCTGAAAGGCTGGTTCGATCGTGTCTTTATCTATGGCGAGGTTTATGGCAGCAAGAAGCGATTTGAAGTCGGCCGCTTTAGCGGCAAGCGCGCCATGCTCTCGGTGACGGTCGCCACCAGCCGGGAAAGCTATGATTACGATGGCCGAAGTGGTGACATCGATCTTCTGCTTTGGCCCGTCCACCTGTCGCTTGCCTATGTCGGATACACGGTGATGGCTCCCTTCGTCGCATATGGCGTCGAGGCGGGACTCCGCTATTCCGCGGAAAGCGTGGTCAAAGCGCGGCTCGAACGAGTCGAGGAAGATCTCGTGACTCGCATGCGAACCCTCGACCGAACGCCCGTCATTCCCTTCAATCGCATGAGCGATTGGGGCGAGGATGGTCGCATCAAGGCGTCAGCGCCCGTTTACAGCCCCTTTATCCGGCATCGGCAACACCTGGACATCGAATGA
- a CDS encoding AraC family transcriptional regulator: MNQAAVERLERSCGDGSRDWIRTAPSCRGLERIEAFFAGHAFDPHRHDTYAIGITLHGVQSFRYRGSAERSVTGQVFVLHPDETHDGHAGTRAGFRYRILYVEPRMIRDALGEGSSSLPFVRKAVSSDKRLAAAIVPAVDGLDLALEDLHRDEIVFDLAQALAAADPSSTLRRLPAPYWRAIDMVRDFLDANVERVVTSAALEAIAGLSRYAVARHFRVCLGTSPYRYLIMRRLDRVRALIRQGTPLADAALSCGFADQSHMTRHFKRAYGISPGRWAAIGVQGAPAAMPAQRSGM; encoded by the coding sequence ATGAACCAAGCCGCTGTGGAACGTCTTGAACGATCGTGCGGCGATGGGTCACGGGATTGGATCCGGACTGCCCCATCGTGTCGGGGGCTCGAGCGAATCGAGGCGTTCTTTGCGGGACATGCTTTCGATCCTCACCGGCACGATACCTATGCCATCGGTATTACGCTCCACGGCGTCCAATCCTTCCGCTATAGGGGTTCGGCGGAGCGAAGCGTGACGGGCCAGGTATTCGTTCTTCATCCGGACGAAACCCATGACGGTCACGCGGGGACGCGTGCTGGGTTTCGCTACAGGATCCTCTATGTCGAGCCCCGAATGATCCGCGACGCGTTGGGGGAGGGGTCCAGCTCCCTTCCATTCGTGCGCAAAGCCGTTTCGAGCGACAAGCGCCTCGCTGCGGCGATTGTGCCAGCAGTCGACGGTCTCGATTTGGCTCTGGAGGATTTGCACCGCGACGAAATCGTTTTCGATCTCGCGCAAGCGCTGGCTGCGGCGGATCCATCAAGCACCCTACGGCGCTTGCCAGCGCCATATTGGCGAGCAATCGACATGGTGCGCGATTTTCTCGATGCCAATGTCGAACGTGTTGTCACTTCCGCGGCATTGGAGGCCATCGCGGGACTTTCGCGCTATGCCGTGGCGCGGCACTTCCGAGTGTGCCTGGGAACAAGTCCTTACCGATATCTCATCATGCGGCGTCTCGATCGCGTCCGCGCCCTGATTCGGCAAGGCACGCCGCTTGCCGACGCCGCACTGTCATGTGGCTTCGCGGATCAAAGCCACATGACGCGCCATTTTAAGAGGGCCTATGGCATATCGCCGGGGCGATGGGCTGCGATCGGAGTCCAGGGTGCTCCCGCAGCAATGCCCGCGCAAAGGAGTGGCATGTGA